From a single Hippopotamus amphibius kiboko isolate mHipAmp2 chromosome X, mHipAmp2.hap2, whole genome shotgun sequence genomic region:
- the LOC130841628 gene encoding LOW QUALITY PROTEIN: telomeric repeat-binding factor 1-like (The sequence of the model RefSeq protein was modified relative to this genomic sequence to represent the inferred CDS: inserted 1 base in 1 codon; substituted 1 base at 1 genomic stop codon) encodes MVETARDDQEHFECQELLECQVQLGAPEEEEDADLVAEAVAAGWMLDFLCLXLCQAFRDGLSDDFHRTRDSAEAIIHGLSSLTAYQLRTIYICQFLTRIAAGKTLDAQFESDERITPLELALIIWASIEKEHDKLHEEIQNLIKIQAIAVCMENGNFKEAEEVFERIFGDPNSYTPLKRKLLMIISQKDTFRSFFQHFSYNHMSYVNYVLNEKSSTFLLKAAAKVVESKRARTTTSQDKPNDNDIELETEADLDIGKSVSDXSVVTESSGDTVSLLRSHKNLFLSKLKHGNQQQDDNKREERVETLQSGRKKKENSRRATESKRIRVLNSQPVTLEKHRSRKKQAWLWEEDKNLRSGVRKYGEGNWSKIPSHYKFNNQTSVMLKDRWRTMKKLKLICSDSED; translated from the exons ATGGTGGAAACTGCAAGAGATGATCAGGAGCACTTTGAGTGCCAGGAACTGCTCGAGTGCCAGGTGCAGCTAGGGGcccctgaggaggaagaggacgcGGACCTGGTGGCCGAGGCGGTAGCGGCCGGCTGGATGCTCGATTTCCTCTGCCTCTAGCTTTGCCAGGCCTTCCGTGACGGCCTCTCCGACGACTTCCACCGCACCCGCGACAGCGCCGAGGCTATTATTCATGGACTGTCCAGTCTAACAGCTTATCAACTGAGAactatatacatatgtcaatTTTTGACAAGAATTGCAGCTGGAAAAACCCTTGATGCACAGTTTGAAAGTGATGAACGAATTACACCCTTGGAATTAGCCCTGATAATTTGGGCTTCAATTGAAAAGGAACATGACAAGCTTCATGAAGAAAtacagaatttaattaaaattcaggCTATAGCTGTTTGcatggaaaatggaaattttaaagaagCAGAAGAGGTCTTTGAAAGAATATTTGGTGACCCAAATTCTTATAcgcctttaaaaaggaaattgctTATGATAATCTCTCAGAAAGATACATTCCGTTCCTTTTTTCAACACTTCAGCTACAACCACATGAGTTATGTGAATTATGTGCTAAATGAAAAATCATCAACCTTTCTACTGAAGGCAGCAGCAAAAGTAGTGGAAAGTAAAAGAGCAAGAACAACAACTTCTCAAGATAAACCTAATGATAATGATATTGAATTGGAAACTGAAGCTGATTTGGATATAGGAAAAAGTGTTAGTG AGTCTGTGGTAACTGAATCCTCAGGGGATACAGTATCCTTATTGAGGTCTCACAAAAATCTCTTCTTATCTAAGTTGAAACATGGAAACCAACAACAGGATGATaataagagagaggaaagagtggAAACTCTTCaaagtggaagaaagaaaaaagagaacagtAGGCGAGCCACTGAAAGCAAGAGAATACGTGTTTTAAACAGTCAGCCTGTAACTCTTGAAAAACATCGATCTAGAAAAAAACAAGCATGGCTTTGGGAAGAAGACAAGAATCTGAGATCTGGCGTGAGGAAATACGGAGAGGGAAATTGGTCTAAAATACCATCACATTATAAATTCAACAACCAAACAAGCGTCATGTTGAAAGACAGGTGGAGGACTATGAAGAAGCTGAAGCTGATCTGCTCGGACAGTGAAGACTGA